In one Nocardia tengchongensis genomic region, the following are encoded:
- a CDS encoding alpha-E domain-containing protein: protein MLARNAESLFWIGRYVERAEYTARILDVAVHQLLEDATVDPDRTSRVLLRVLGIEPPEVEQELDVWSVTELVAFGRDGGSIVDSIGRARENARGAREVTSTEMWECLNTTFNGLAAAERAARALGPHQFCHYITDRAAMFVGLSDSTLSRDDGYRFLLLGRSIERVDMTVRLLHSRAGDRTSSPAWVTVLRSAGAHDPYLRTHRGVLDANQIADFILLDRLFPRSVFHSLRVAEACLQELDQRPNSRFAARHEAHRLLGRARSELEFLPSSVLLEDLPSRLLWLQQTCREVGEAVALQYFHAESWVAWTGLHGRNSERMEEPA, encoded by the coding sequence ATGTTGGCGCGCAATGCCGAATCCTTGTTCTGGATCGGGCGATATGTCGAGCGTGCCGAATACACGGCGCGCATTCTGGACGTCGCGGTGCATCAACTGCTGGAGGACGCGACCGTCGATCCGGACCGGACCTCGCGAGTTCTGTTGCGGGTCCTGGGCATCGAGCCGCCCGAGGTCGAGCAGGAATTGGATGTGTGGTCGGTGACCGAGCTGGTCGCCTTCGGCCGCGATGGCGGCTCGATCGTCGATTCCATCGGCCGGGCCCGCGAGAACGCACGGGGCGCACGGGAAGTCACCTCCACCGAGATGTGGGAGTGCCTCAACACCACCTTCAACGGCCTGGCCGCGGCCGAGCGGGCGGCGCGGGCGCTGGGGCCGCACCAGTTCTGCCACTACATCACCGACCGGGCCGCCATGTTCGTCGGACTCTCCGATTCCACCCTGAGCCGCGACGATGGGTACCGGTTCCTGCTGCTGGGCCGGTCCATCGAACGCGTGGACATGACCGTGCGCCTGCTGCATTCGCGCGCCGGCGACCGCACCTCGTCCCCGGCCTGGGTGACGGTGCTGCGTTCGGCCGGCGCGCACGACCCCTACCTGCGCACCCACCGCGGCGTGCTGGACGCCAATCAGATCGCCGACTTCATTCTGCTGGATCGCCTGTTCCCGCGGTCGGTGTTCCATTCGCTGCGGGTGGCCGAGGCCTGCCTGCAGGAATTGGATCAGCGCCCCAACAGCCGGTTCGCGGCCCGCCACGAGGCGCATCGCCTGCTCGGCCGGGCACGCAGCGAACTGGAGTTCCTGCCCTCGTCGGTGCTGTTGGAGGACCTGCCCAGCCGGCTGCTGTGGCTGCAACAGACCTGCCGCGAGGTGGGGGAAGCCGTGGCGCTGCAGTACTTCCACGCCGAATCGTGGGTGGCGTGGACAGGGTTGCACGGCCGCAACTCCGAGCGGATGGAGGAACCGGCATGA
- a CDS encoding transglutaminase family protein, whose protein sequence is MSWRMRVVHTTGYVYDAPVTRSFNEARLTPRADSRQNVILNRVDTVPSTRSYRYIDYWGTAVTAFDLHAPHTELEVTSASVVETEPFAGPPEELSWEELRDDGIGDRFDELLNPTEFVPRNRRLATVSKQLARGVPPAKAVVRAAEWVHREMNYLAGTTSVHTSAVQAFAERQGVCQDYAHLTLLLLRGMGIPSRYVSGYLHPDPAAEVGHTVAGQMHAWVEAWTGQWWGYDPTNNIAVTEQHVSVGVGRDYADVPPLKGIFSGSGSTDLEVVVEITRLA, encoded by the coding sequence ATGAGCTGGCGCATGCGGGTGGTGCACACCACCGGATACGTGTACGACGCGCCGGTCACCCGGTCGTTCAACGAGGCCCGGCTCACGCCGCGCGCCGACAGCAGGCAGAACGTGATCCTCAATCGCGTCGACACCGTGCCCTCGACCCGGTCCTACCGGTACATCGACTACTGGGGGACCGCGGTGACCGCCTTCGACCTGCACGCCCCGCACACCGAGCTGGAGGTGACCAGCGCGTCCGTGGTCGAGACCGAACCGTTCGCGGGCCCGCCCGAGGAGCTGTCCTGGGAGGAACTGCGCGACGACGGCATCGGCGACCGCTTCGACGAACTGCTGAACCCGACCGAGTTCGTGCCCCGCAATCGCCGGCTGGCAACGGTGTCGAAGCAGCTGGCCCGCGGCGTGCCGCCGGCCAAAGCGGTTGTCCGGGCGGCGGAGTGGGTGCACCGGGAGATGAACTACCTGGCCGGGACCACCTCGGTGCACACGTCCGCGGTGCAGGCCTTCGCCGAACGGCAAGGCGTGTGCCAGGATTACGCGCACCTCACGCTGCTGCTGTTGCGCGGCATGGGGATTCCCAGCCGGTACGTCTCGGGCTATCTGCATCCCGATCCGGCGGCCGAGGTCGGGCACACCGTGGCGGGTCAGATGCACGCCTGGGTGGAGGCCTGGACCGGGCAGTGGTGGGGCTACGACCCGACCAACAACATCGCCGTCACGGAGCAACACGTGTCAGTTGGTGTCGGTCGTGATTACGCGGATGTGCCCCCTTTGAAAGGTATCTTCAGCGGAAGCGGCTCGACGGATCTCGAAGTGGTGGTGGAAATAACCCGCCTGGCCTGA
- a CDS encoding aquaporin: MSPTAQEVAEDLTDLQPPTLGRKVFAEALGTFVLVLGGVGTAVLAGSRVGALGVALAFGLTLLFLVYSIGPISGCHVNPAVTVGQLLLGRVTIVVAAAYWVAQIIGGLIGGAVIYAVAKNLPSYDRAKDGLGANGWGAHSPSKLTLGEITINGYGLAAAITVEVILTALLVFVVLASTDQLSDVPLAGLSIGLTLAVIHLISIPVDNTSVNPARSIAVAFYQDGAPAQLWAFIAFPLIGGALGALVYSLMFGRSRNMIS; encoded by the coding sequence ATGTCTCCCACAGCTCAGGAAGTAGCCGAGGACCTAACCGATCTACAACCACCCACCCTGGGACGCAAGGTGTTCGCCGAGGCGCTCGGCACCTTCGTGCTGGTCCTGGGTGGCGTCGGCACCGCGGTGCTGGCCGGGAGCCGGGTCGGTGCGCTCGGTGTGGCGCTGGCCTTCGGCTTGACGCTGCTGTTCCTGGTGTATTCGATCGGACCGATCTCGGGTTGCCACGTGAACCCGGCGGTCACCGTCGGTCAGCTGCTGCTGGGGCGGGTGACGATCGTGGTCGCGGCGGCCTACTGGGTCGCGCAGATCATCGGCGGCCTGATCGGCGGCGCGGTCATCTACGCCGTCGCCAAGAACCTGCCCTCCTACGACCGCGCCAAGGACGGCCTGGGCGCGAACGGCTGGGGTGCGCACAGCCCGTCCAAGCTGACGCTCGGTGAGATCACCATCAACGGCTACGGCCTGGCGGCGGCGATCACCGTCGAGGTGATCCTGACCGCGCTGCTGGTGTTCGTGGTGCTGGCCTCGACCGATCAGCTGTCGGATGTGCCGCTGGCGGGTCTGTCGATCGGCCTGACCCTGGCCGTGATCCACCTGATCTCGATCCCGGTGGACAACACCTCGGTGAACCCGGCGCGCAGCATCGCGGTGGCCTTCTACCAGGACGGCGCGCCCGCGCAGCTGTGGGCGTTCATCGCGTTCCCGCTGATCGGCGGTGCGCTCGGCGCCTTGGTCTACAGCCTGATGTTCGGCCGCTCCCGCAACATGATCAGCTGA